From the genome of Solanum dulcamara chromosome 12, daSolDulc1.2, whole genome shotgun sequence:
tttcagcGCATGAGCTATCTATTTGTTGCATCATTCACTTTTTTCAACTCGTATTTAATTAGTAAGCAGGAGTGGAGCTACAATAATAGGTGTGGTAAGGATGAATTATGTAATTAACTCTTGCTCATATTTTGtattatatttgaaattttattaattatgtataaatatttaattgtgaatttAATAACTAATATAAGCTATGAATTTAGTAGCAAATTCAAAATCGATTAACTTCAAATTATGAGTCCGGCTATGATAATAACATATTTTAACAatatcttctttctttttcaaacAAAAGCATCTACTACCCAATAAAAAGATTTTGGGGAATTTCCTTTATTTAAAAAAGTAGAGAATAGAATCTCAATTTAGAATAAAGAAGCTGAATTTAGCAGATGCATGCATGTAAGAATTATGGATCGATCTCGTTAATACTATTCTCTTATTTGTTTTCTATGAAAAATTAATCTAAATAAAGTAACCATCCATATAACTGCTTCagttaaatatataatatttgtataatcaaCATATACAATAACACCAACAAAATATCcggtgaaatcccacaagtgaggtaTGAGGAGGGTAGAATTAATGTACGCAAGCCTTAACACTACCCTCGTGgaagtagagaggttgtttccgaaagactctCGACTCAAGTGCAATAAATCTCGATATAAAGAAGGAGACAATGAAGAGAATATAGAAAATAACAAGGAAATAGTGCAAAAGTCTACCAGAGAGGAGCCAAAACAACAATACAATCATGTGATAATCGAAacaccataaataacatacatgcTAGGATAGATtattaaaaacaataacaacaatgatAAAGATTAAAtgttctatatatatatatatatagaacatttaataattataagaaCTTTCCAATTAAGTAATAAATTATGTAGGGGACTTAAGGGATTCAATTTGACATTTTCCACTAAGACCTTTTGTTCTGATGAAAGATCTATACTCATTGAAGGTCATTGGAGAATATAAAGCAGGACAATCTTTTGTGACAAGTTGATTAGCAGGCTTGATGAGTTTGTCACCTCCAGGATTATAGAAGAATGCTAAGGACAATCTCTCTTTCTTTGAATTACCAATCACCCTGTGCTCCACACTTTTGTATATTGCATTACTCAACACCTGATGTAATAtgattcaatttatgtgatatagtTTAATTCAATAATATggaatttaaaaggaaaaaataatgattttggAAATTGTCGAATTAAAACATATTGTTATATAGTATTTGTCTGGCTATGAGACTTTTATAATTTACGGCTTTAAACATGTAATAATATTATTGTGGTTATAAAAACTTCTCATGGATTAAAAGTAAAACGAAAAATGTAAAgttaaactattttaaaatttaaaaataatattttttgacaCCGGCTAAAAAAGAAAATGTGTAACATAAAATTAAAGGAGAGAgtactacatatatatataacgcCTGACCATTTGAGTTAACACGTAGTGTCGTTGAACTTTACAAATTACAatagtaatttaattttttgtgaCATTAAAGTAAAATGACTGTATTTATTTACCTAACAATAAAACTACAAAACTTCacagtattaaaaaaaaaaaaaagaaatcacCTTGATGAGTAGTCTTGTCGTTATAGATGACTGAAAAATAGTCTTGTTCTTTTTGTTTACTCTACTATTAGAGAGAATAAATTTAATAACTTTATTGTTATAGTCGATAAAATTTAACAACGTATTTCAATTTAGTTTAAAAAGAGATAATAAAAGTTAAAGAGTTAATTACCTGAATTTGATCTCCAATATTGACAATGAATGCATTGGGAATCGGGTTAACAATTAACCAGTTATTGCCACGACGGATTTGGAGGCCGGGGATATCGGTGTCAGGGAGGAGAAGGGTGATGCCGCCAGGGTCCGAGTGGGGAGAAAGGCCGTGTGTAAGGTCCGGTTGAGGACATTTTGGGTAAAAATTTACTCTTAAACATGCACTACTTTCATTATCTCCTCCAAAACTTTGGTGTATATAATCTTCATTTAATCCAACGCCTATCGATAAAATTTTAGTTAATCTTCTGCTTAATTTCACCAATTCTTGACCATATTCTGAGACCAAATTCCTGATAGATCATAAGAAAATACTAGTAAttatataaacaaataaataaatgtatgtTTGGCTCAAAATGTACAAATATGAACCTTAAGTAATAAAAGGGCACAAGGGCAACTTTAAGAGGAATTATGGAAAGAAAATGGAGACAATGCTAACATTACTAGAAACAAAAGATTTTCTCACCGCAAATCAGTGTGAAATTTGAgctataaaatatgattttttttacacTCACTTTTCGTCAAATCAGCTCACTGGAAAAAAATGCACGGTGAAAAATAGATTCTCACTAAAATAGTGAAAAagctttttaattttatttttcatatgaaaaatattactattttttccatcaaaacatctttgTAGGAATAATCATTAAACATTTTTCAGTGAAAAAATAATGTTTATTTTAATAGTGTAATGATATTGGAAATTTATTGTAGTTCAACGGAAAAAAATGAGGTGAGAATGTATATAACAATTAAACATGATCAAGTgacaaataaaattttacatGCAAAAATATGTTATgcttataattaaataaattagttTGATGTAATATCAAATGAGTTTATCTTTTAGACTTTTAATTgctaagataaaaaaatatatatagtttaaCTTGACACAAAATAAATACCTGCATGAAACGGGAGGACAAGGCCATTTGTTTTCGTCCCTCAACGCTTCGGGAAGATAATGAAGAAAGAAATAATCACACCAATCTAATTTGGCACCAACCTCCATACCAATACGGCTACCATACCCTTCATAAGTCACCGGCGAATTCGCAAATTTTTGCTTCTCCTCAAGTGGAAGCTGAAAAAACTCGTGCCAAACAGTACGAGTTTTCTCCATAAGCTCGTGGCTAACTCCGTGGTTAGCCACTTGAAAGAAACCCCACTCCCTACACGCATTGGAAATGTGGTCAATTGTTTCTTGGCGAACAACGTCGCTCGAAGAATTAAGGTTTTTGAGGTCTATTAAAGGTATGTTAACTGAGGTTGTTTTCAAGTCCGTGAAATTACACCAATAACTGCCCGAAGGCGGCTTCACAAAACGATCAGGGATTTTTCGGATGCCGCTTTCGGACAGAGATTGGACACGGACAATTGGCTCAGACCAGCATTGTAAAAAACtcatattttgattattggataaaagaaccaaaaggaaagaaattaaTAAAGAGTGTATTCTAATTTATTGAAGGATGAGGACAATGTGGTGATAATATTGAGAcatatttatatacaaaaattgaagaatagtTCAATTCCGCCGCCGTGATGAACTTGCTAGCTATCTTTATCACTAGGTCCCTCACTAACTTATTACTCATCCGTTATTTTTTAATCGTCATGTGGCAATTTTCGTAaggttaatttaattaattttaaaaataaattaaattaatattttaaaaattatataaaaaaagaattctataaattataatctttgtatattaatataataaaaaatatattttaaattattcgtCATTAATTCTTGCTTTTTAGTAGTGCCTGTTTCGTTTAATAATGATTAATTGTTTATTTTccacttttctttttaatcagttttaaattattattatttttttgaaactgtTTTATTCAGGAGAAAGTAGGAGTGATTTCTGTGGCAGACAAAATGAGAGAAGCGAGATTGAGATGAATTGGACATGTACAGAGGAGGTGTGTCGATgccccagttaggaggtgcgagcggTTGGATTTTGGGGCTATGAGGAGGGGTAGAAATAGACTGTAAAAGTATTGGGAAGatgtgattagacaggatatgacGCAACTTCAtatcatcgaggacatgaccttagataaaaaagagtggaggtcgcgtattagggtagaaggctagtaggggtAAAATGTTATCTTGCCTTGTGACGGTTTAGGGTTGATCTTAGGTCTAGGCATGCCATTATAATTGTGTTATTGCcttttgattatcacattattttgctattgttattgttcttacgTTGTATAATTTACTTCGCTTTTCATCTATGCTACATATATTGTTCTATCTCTTACTTGAGGCTAATACTTTTGAGCTGAGTGCCTTTCAGAAACAGCAtatctatctccatgaggtggtggtaaggtttgcgtacactctatctTCTCTAGACCTCACATATAAAATTTCAtcgaatatattattattgttattgttattatgttGAGGTTGCCAAAATTAAACCAAgcttataataaataatatatttgaacTTGTTGAGTATTGGATGTCTCTTTCTGTTGAGTATTGGATGTCTCTTTCtcaagtggggcccacttaaaAGTGGGCAAGTTGACCACTTGGTTTTGTTGCACAATTTATGCTTCCTCCTCTTCTATAAATGCCACCCTTGGCATTAAGAAGAGAATATACAGATACAAAAGTTTCTTACTCtgtttcttttataaattgTTAAGTTAGTTAATTTTATAACAGaattcataattttaattttaatagatCTTATCTTAAGAATTTTAAAAGTCAAGATTGTGCGAATGATGTCAACTTCAACATTTTTTACGGACAATATTCTATCACGACTCAAAATGGGTTATGAGTGGCACTCACACTTAATCTTCTAGGTGGGTGAACCAAATATATAAAtctcaacttataaaatatgacaataacgcagaagctcaatttatgagagtaagaaataataaaatcactaaAGTCTATTAGATACGttttcccaaaatctgaaagtcatcacttcaaggacatctaattctaaaatattatgtctaaaaatatcaaacactagaataaataaataacttaatgtgtctgaaaactaaggacatcatgccatgcccgagagaatccaacacgagctagaaggattaGCTCACCCTAGAAcctgatgcattggatacttgctagagttgaggtcgagtcgaagtcaaTGGAACACTCCCTGCActctacaaaataaaacaaagaaaaatacaagtaggggtcagtacagaacAACATGTATTGAGTAGATATCATCGGTCtgctcaaaatagaaatcaatatgcataaagtaatagcggaaaattagccatagcacttaacaggtggaaaccaacaagatcaagatcaagtgacaacacaatgaacaatttcataaccagtcaacaatatcaagatcacacatgaggactcaggcctccacatcacgctcttttggaaaatgagttattggagattgagtagcattaagtcattttaattagtttttttttaatattatcgtgccggaacgtgagacccgatccaaatatattgtgtcagaacgtgacatccgatccaaatataattaatttatcattctttattattacattccacttcattaacagtatttcatcaaaccttctttattcaaggcaccattttttataaggcaagttcaagattatagatttcacggtctcggaatttcagaccaatcacaacaacatatcaattatCCAAACCagaacaattaaatgcatagtaaacttcacacattactcaatgactatcaatcgttattaagagtctatctatgatatagaataaactataacctacctcaaccgaaaaatcaaaatcaagcaagctaattcaccaatgctttttctttcttcaatgcctcacgtttccaatctatcaagtatacaatattcgtaagcaaatGAATTtgtagacaccaatattatatatatgtttaatctagacccaacaactcaccaACTGTATAATCAACCCCTAAAACTCAAGTCTAGGATCAAACcttaattcctccaatatcataactctaatggtattcatataatataatacacctaatatttaattacttatctcaatatatcaacgcttgaattataatgtgataataatGTACGAAATCTGCACACTAAAAACTAGACACAAAAAACATTATTGTCAAACTATCCAATAACCACAATTCATTAACCTTACACATGTACTATCGTCGTTACCCCATGATTGACTGTCAATTACTTGGCCAATTATTATGCCAATTCCTCACCAAAAAATGGTCTAAAAAGACAAAACTTGCTAGTTGCTATTCACATTTTAAATTTCATTCTGTTTCAAAGCCACaatataatactaataattttttctttctttcacaaTCCAAGCattttaataataatgataTGATCCTATCCATATTCATGATTAGAAAAAGTAAGCCAACTTAAAAATTCTTACCTGAAGCAATAGCACTCTCCTCATCAGCGCCGTAGCTAGAGAGTTCTCATCgaactctctttttatttatttatttcctcTTAAATTCTGATCCAAAAATACTAACCCTACTAACATATTTTATTAACTATGGAATAAGTGGTATAATATATTAACTAACTTATCAATTTAGcctatcaattaaattaattatctaaagttatccctcaaataaataaccgtagttatcaaatagtccaaaatatccattaaaaaattatgaattgagtcttttatgaaataaaaagctctagttctcaaaacgacctaatggatcGTTACATATTCACGAGAATCATGGATAAAAAACACCTTCTTAATTAGGTCGACATATAAATTATGGAGTAGTTCTGATACATACTTCATTCATTTTAagttatttatcttatttaaatttgactcaaaatttaaggagaaaaaattaattcatgtggtcttaaattaaagatatgtcaatatactaaaaaaaagtttaattaTATAATCTCAAACATGTcatgtaaaaaattaaaatgaaaaaattactaaatattaaaataaattaattaaaacgGAGGAAGTAAGAGCCCGTttaattgacttataagttgttttcagcttttttgagtgtttgaatgATCAtcttaaagtcattttatgcttaaaataagccctaataaataattaaatttgtttgaatgaatttattttaagtaacttataaattaaaaactgcttataaaataaaaaataaaaataaatatatacctatttatttttttaatttataaataatttttaaattataaattatttaaaataaatctattCAAATCGATTGTAACTCTTATACAGTAGATAGCTAGAAACAAATTCTACGTCAAATCGTGGTATAGTTTAAAACACGTGAAACAGTAAAGCCCATACACTACTTTTGGGGTAGCATTAATATACTTGTCATGTCATTTATATGGGAAGATAGgtacaaaatttaaataatttataaaaattaaaaattatcatGTCACTCTAGAATCTTCCTTTCACCATCTAATTAGAGATCAAATCAAAGGGTATAGTtataaacaaaatattttattttaaaaattacataatattcaaacacttaaaaaattaattcataaatTGTAATCTCTTTGTAATTAATTTTGTATTTTACTAATATATTTATGCCTATAACCTTCAATCACACAtgaactttttcttttattataaaataaaataaaaaactttttATATCAAGTAAATTCCTATAAGTCATGTATCATTATCGTTAAAAACAAAAGACgaaatacatttaaaaaaaattaaaaaataaatgttgcATGTGCCGATAACAAAGTCCGCATTGTAGTAATTGCGGCTGATCAGCGGTAGAAGCAAAACCGATATTACTCCgatttcaaaataagtgttatattaataaaaataatatttataaaaaattattaaattatatttaaaaaatatttttaaattaaatattattataaataaaatataataattttatgtcAAACTCATAAGATAGACATTTATTTTATGACAGAAAATATGTTCGGCcgacagaattccccttccacaaCTTTAATTTCATCacgtgatttatttttattagacaTGTGCGCTATTTTATCCTTTTTGCATTTGGGAAAAAAGATCTGTATTTGAGATTTCAGTGATTGAACTTGTTCACTATCCTTTTATTCAAAATAGAGTCTATCGACATATAAATATACTACATAATATATGTTACATATTTTTgctttaatttatgtgataagAAAATTTTGGAGttaatcaaatttttatatgttgttcaaatattttaagttgttaattattataatttatagtattatttttttttatattttttttgcataatatatatatgttactcttttcgttttaatttatatggCGTCAATGAATTTTGAgaatcaatcaatttttttaattttaaaaaatatattttaagttattgattattgtgatttatagtattttttacaTAATATGTTTCTCCTATTGACCCAATTTTGTGAGTCAGCCGAATTTTTTATAGGATTTTTAGATATTTAAGCTGTTAACGTTTGTGatttaatttcaaataatatatattactctttttgttccaatttatgtgacacagaTAGAATTTTGAGAGTAAACCAAGATTTTTATAaggtttttaaatatttatgttgttaattattatgagttataatatttattatgtaATTTTCAGATAGTATATGTTACTCCCttcgtctcaatttatgtgacataaataattttttgagaattaatcaaatttttatatGTGTTTTTAATAtcttaagttgttaattattgtgatttataatattttatatacacAATCTTTAAATAAATAGTAGTAACAAAACTAAGTAGAGATGAAGGTGGGGTCCATCTATTAGGAGGAATAAAGTAGAGATGTAGTATTCAATTATAAAGTGAAAATGCTCAAATGACAAAACTATCCTTTAATTCAAAGTTAATTCCAAGAAGCACATTTGTTGACCATCACATGTGTACTTCTTCACACTTCTATGTAATAGTAATGGTATGCAGAGTTAATTTCAATAAATTTGGGGGGTCTGAAAGTTAAATTTTAAGGGAGGTTTTACTTGTTTTAGTAGtcatatataaattgaataaatataaaatacttAATGTAATTGTGCAAATGAAGTTTCGAAAAAATAGATTGTATGTAGACTCATAAAAATGTAAacaatgaaaattttgaatgaaaaaatataatataaagttgaaataataaaaatcaattcaaaaaattaaaaagttcatataataatattgaaataGTTGCGCTGAATTTGATAAGttgatataatgatattaaaataatattaatttgttACCAtgcttgaaatttaaaaaatacaccaaaaaataaatttgatctttttataaacacacaataataaattttgtataatacaAAAAATTTAACCATTTGAtagactttaaaatatttaataatgaaaaaataaattaaaaagaaaaagaaaaaaaaaaagataaatgtaaaaataacaatatggattcatcataatcatgaatatataaataaatcaataaaataaatagcAACTTAAAGAAAAAATGTTACAATTagttaaatattatttcatttcttAATCATTATAATGATTTCCACCTTTCAATAAAGTAaacaattattatattttctactCAATTTATTTTTCCCCAAAGCACGTTCGACTGCACCGTGACATTCGTCATTGTATTAATCATGTCCTACAGAAACGTGGAGGCTTTATGCCCACAAGTATTACTGTTGGAACATATACGACTAATACAAGGAAAAAACCAGGGcggttcacagttttggttaatcaaattaaaaatttaatcaaatcaaataaaagaattgatatttggtttggtttagtctgattttaaatttgaaaaaccgataatatttagtttggttatggttatagtaaaaaataaccgaataaataaccgaataaataatcGAACCAAattgataattatatacataaaatttattattatttatatatataatattagatttttataaataattaaagatatttataccttttaattattaatttaattttgatattatgaattctctagttagtttagtttaaataagtaattttttcattttaatggaaaaagttgtttgtattttgaaaCTTCTGTTTGACttgttcttttaaa
Proteins encoded in this window:
- the LOC129876470 gene encoding jasmonate-induced oxygenase 4-like produces the protein MSFLQCWSEPIVRVQSLSESGIRKIPDRFVKPPSGSYWCNFTDLKTTSVNIPLIDLKNLNSSSDVVRQETIDHISNACREWGFFQVANHGVSHELMEKTRTVWHEFFQLPLEEKQKFANSPVTYEGYGSRIGMEVGAKLDWCDYFFLHYLPEALRDENKWPCPPVSCRNLVSEYGQELVKLSRRLTKILSIGVGLNEDYIHQSFGGDNESSACLRVNFYPKCPQPDLTHGLSPHSDPGGITLLLPDTDIPGLQIRRGNNWLIVNPIPNAFIVNIGDQIQVLSNAIYKSVEHRVIGNSKKERLSLAFFYNPGGDKLIKPANQLVTKDCPALYSPMTFNEYRSFIRTKGLSGKCQIESLKSPT